The sequence GTCACGTCGGCCAGCAGCTTGTGCCGGTCGAGGGCTTCCACCTGGATGGCGACCAGGAACGTGGAGGCGGAGGTGAGTTTCCAGTTCACCTCGACCACCCGCTCGCCCTGGGCACGCAGGTCCTCGGCGTTGGCGCAGTCGTCGCGGTGCACGCTCACCCCGCCGGAGCGGGTCACGAAGCCGAAGACCGAGTCCGGCGGGACCGGGGTGCAGCAGCGGGCCAGCTTGATCCAGACGTCGCTGACGCCGCGGACCACCACGCCCGGGTCGTGACTGGAGGCGCGGCTGCGCGGCGGCCGGGTCGCCACGGCGGTCTCGGCGATGTCCTCGGCCGCTCCCTCCTCACCACCGTAGGAGGCCATCAGCCGCTGCACCACCGACTGCGCCGAGACCTGGCTGTCGCCGACGGCCGCGTACAGCGAGGCCACGTCGGCAAGGTGCAGGTCCCGGGCGATCGCCATCAGGTTGTCGGAGGTGAGCATCCGCTGCAACGGCATGCCCTGCTTACGCATCGCCTTGACGATCGCGTCCTTGCCCTCCTCGATCGCCTCCTCGCGGCGTTCCTTGTTGAAGTACTGCCGGATCTTCGTCCGCGCCCGGGGGCTCTTGACGAAGCCCAGCCAGTCCTGCGTGGGGCCGGCGGTGTCGGACTTCGAGGTGAAGATCTCGATCACGTCACCGTTGGACAGCGTCGACTCCAACGGCACCAGCTTGCCGTTGACCCGCGCCCCGATGCACTTGTGCCCCACCTCGGTGTGCACCGCGTACGCGAAGTCCACCGGCGTCGACCCCGTCGGCAACGGGATCACGTCGCCCTTCGGGGTGAAGACGTACACCTCCTGGCTGGACAGGTCGAACCGCAGCGCGTCCAGGAACTCGCTCGGGTCCGCCGCCTCCCGCTGCCAGTCCAGCAACTGCCGCAGCCAGGTCATCTCGTCGATGTGCGCCGGTGGGCCGACGATCTGGGTGCCCTTGTGCTCCTTGTACTTCCAGTGCGCGGCGATGCCGAACTCCGCCGTGCGGTGCATCGCGTACGTCCGGATCTGCATCTCCACCGGCTTGCCGGTCGGCCCGATCACCGTCGTGTGCAACGACTGGTACATGTTGAACTTGGGCATGGCGATGTAGTCCTTGAACCGGCCCGGCACCGGCTGCCAGTTCGCGTGGATCACCCCCAGCGCCGCGTAGCAGTCCCGCACCGTGTCGACCAGGATCCGCACACCGACCAGGTCGTAGATGTCGTTGAAGTCCCGCCCCCGCACGATCATCTTCTGGTAGATCGAGTACAGGTGCTTCGGCCGACCCGTGGTCTCCGCCTTGATCTTGGCGGCCTTCAGATCGGTCTGCACCTTCTGCGTCACCTGGCGCAGCAGCGCCTCCCGCTGCGGCTGGTGCTCCCCGATCAGCCGGTTGATCTCCTCGAACCGCTTCGGGAACAGCGTCCCGAAGGCCAGGTCCTCCAGCTCCCACTTGATCGTGTTCATCCCGAGCCGGTGGGCGAGCGGGGCGAGGATCTCCAGCGTCTCCTTCGCCTTCTGCTCCTGCTTGGGGCGGGGCAGGAAGGTCAACGTACGCATGTTGTGCAGCCGGTCGGCCAGCTTGATCACCAGGACGCGCGGATCCTTGGCCATCGCGACGACCATCTTGCGGATCGTCTCGGCCTTGGCCGCGTCGCCGAGCTTGACCTTGTCGAGCTTGGTGACCCCGTCGACCAGCAGGGCGACCTCGCCGCCGAAGTCCGCGCGCATCTGGTCGAGGGAATACTCCGTGTCCTCGATGGTGTCGTGCAGCAGCGCGGCGACCAGCGTGGTGGTGTCCATGCCGAGGTTGGCGAGGATGGTGGCCACCGCGAGCGGGTGGGTGATGTACGGATCGCCGGACTTGCGGTATTGACCGGAATGCCAGCGTGCCGCGGTGTCGAAGGCCCGCTGCAACAGCCGGGCGTCGGCCTTGGGGTGATTCTCCCGGTGCGACGAGATCAGTGGCTCCAACACCTCACTGACCTGCGACGACTGCCACGGTGCGTTGAACCGTGCCAGCCGCGCCCGGACCCGGCGGCCGGTGGGCGCGTGGGAGAACGCGAAGCCGCTGCTCGGCGACGGGTCGCCGGCGATCTCGGTCGCCGCGACGTCGGCGCCGCCGGCCGGCCGGTCCGCCTCGCCGGTGGGCGCCGCCACGGCGGGCCCGTCCCCGACGCCGGTACGCCGGGGCCGCCCGCCGGCACGTCGCCGTTGCGGTCAGTCAGCGAGCCGTCCGCGTCACCTGTCGGGTGCACCGTGCCCTCCGCCGGAGGGACGACCTCGTGGGACACCGGCCTCCTCACCGCTCGCCGGGGAAACACCGACCGTGCGCCGGCCGGTCTGGTCTAGCGCCGCTCAGACGGGTCACCGTCCGGTCAGCAATGGGCAATGCTACCCGCCCCGGGAGTGCCCTGCCGCTCCGCCGGACGGACCGTGCCACGTCCCGCCGGGGGCGGTGGCGCCTCAAACGGTCAACAGGGCATGCACGGGGCGCGGCGCCAGCCGGTCCCGGCCGCCGAGGAACGAGAGCTCCAGCAGCACGGTGAAGCCCGCCACGGTGCCGCCGGCCCGCTCCACCAGGTCCAGCGTCGCCGCGGCGGTGCCCCCCGTGGCGAGCACGTCGTCGACCACCAGCACCCGGTGGCCGGCGGTGAAGGCGTCCTGGTGCACCTCCAGCGTGGCCTCGCCGTACTCCAGCTGATAGGAGGCGGCGTAGGCGGGCCGGGGCAGCTTGCCGGCCTTGCGCACCGGCACCACGCCGACGCCAGTCGCGTACGCGATGGCCGCGGCGACCACGAAGCCCCGCGCCTCGATGCCGACGACGGTGTCGAAGGACTCCCGTCCGTGGTGGGCGACGATCCCGTCGATCACCTCCCGGAAGGCGTCACCGTCGGCGAACAGCGGCATCAGGTCCTTGAACATGACGCCGGGCTTGGGGAAGTCGGGCACGTCGAGCACCCGGCTGGCCACCAGGTGGGCCGCCGCCGGGCCGCTGTCTCCGCGTACCGCGGTGCTGTGGGTCTCCGTCACGGCAGTTCCGCTTCCCTTCCACACGACGACGATGGCGTCCTGCTCGCTGCTCGCACAGCATTCAGGACGCCATCGGTTCCGTTTCTACCGGGTGGTCCCCGGTGCCCTCAACGCCGCTTTCCGCCGCCCGGACGGCTGCCACCGCCGGGACGCCCGCCCCGGCCTCCGGCGGCGCGCTTGCCCGCCGGCCGGGCGCCCACCTTCGGTGCCGCCGCCGCGGCCAGGGCGCCTGCCTCCGCGGCCACCGGCTCCTCCGCCCGTTCGGCCGGGCGGGGCGCGCCCGGCCGGGCCGGGGTCTCGCCCCGGGTGACCGTGGCCCTGCGGGTCTGCACCCGCTTGTTGTGCGCCTGGATCCGCGGGTCGCGGTTCTTCAGCACGGCCAGCAGCGGGGTGGCCAACGTGATCGAGGTGAGGAAGGCCATCGCCATACCGACGAACAGCACCAGGCCGAGGTCCTTCAGGGTGCCGGCGCCGAGCAGCCCGGCACCGATGAACAGGATGCCGCCGACCGGCAGCAGGGCGACCACCGAGGTGTTGATCGACCGCATCAGGCTCTGGTTGACGGCCAGGTTGGCCGCCTCGCCGTACGTCTGGTTGTTGTTCGCGGTGATCCCCCTGGTGTTCTCCTGGACCTTGTCGAAGACCACCACCACGTCGTAGAGGGCGAAGCCCAGGATGGTGAGCAGGCCGATGATCGTCGACGGGGTCACCTCGAACCCGACGATCGAGTAGATGCCGGAGGTGAGGACCAGGTTCATCACCAGGGCGAAGATGGCCGCGGCGGCCATCTGCCACTCGAACCGCAGGACCAGGTAGACCGTCACCAGCGCGAGGAAGATCACCAGACCGAGCAGGGCCCGGTTGGTCACCTGGCTGCCCCACGCCTCGCTGACCCGGTTGCTGGCGATCTCCGCCGGGTCGACGTTGAAGATCCGGCCCATCTCGACCCGGACGGCTTCGGCCTGTTCGGCGTCGAGCTGCGTGGTGCGCAGCTCGTAGAACTCGCCGCCGCCACCGCCGCCGACCTGCTGGGCGGTGACCACCCGCGCCCCGTCGCCCGCGCTGGTCAGCGCCTCGGCCGCACCGGTTTCCGCCCGCTCCATGGTGCCGACACTGGTCGGCACCTGGAACGAGTTGCCGCCGGCGAACTCGATGCCCAGGCTGAAGCCGCGGAAGATGACACTGCCGAGCGCGATCAGCACCAGCAGGGCGGCGACCGTGAACCACACCTTGCGCCGGCCGACGATGTTGAGGCCCGCCTCGCCTCGGTAGAGGCGGGCTGCCAGACCAGTCTCAGCCATCTCAGGCCTCCTTGACACGCTGGTTGCGGGGCGGGGCCTGCTCCGACCGGGCCGGTAGCGCCCGGCCGAGACCGCTGACCCGCGGGGACAGGAACGCCCTGGTTCGGGCGAACATCGTCATGATCGGATGCCGGAACAGGAAGACCACGAGCAGGTCGAGCACCGTGGCCAGACCGAGGGCGAAGGCGAAGCCCTTGACCGTGCCGACCGAGACGATGTAGAGCACCACGGCCGACATGATCGTGATGGCGTTCGCCGAGATGATCGTCCGGCGCGCCCGGACCCAGGCCCGGGGCACCGCACTACGCGGCGTGCGCCCCTCCCGGATCTCGTCCTTGAGTCGTTCGAAGTAGATGACGAACGAGTCCGCCGCCACACCGAGCGAGACGATGATGCCGGCGATGCCGGCGAGGGTGAGCGTGAAGCCGATCTGGCGGCCGAGCACCACCATGGCGCCGAAGAGCAGCAGGGCCGACAGGATCAGACTCAGGAAGATCACCGAGCCGAGCAGGCGGTAGTAGAAGAACGAGTAGATGATGACCAGCAGCATGCCGATGCCGGCCGCGAGCAGGCCGGCCCGCAGGTGGCTGGCGCCCAGGGTGGCGGTGACGTTCTGCTGCTCCTGCGCCTCGAAGGTGACCGGCAGGGCGCCG is a genomic window of Micromonospora tarapacensis containing:
- a CDS encoding adenine phosphoribosyltransferase; translated protein: MTETHSTAVRGDSGPAAAHLVASRVLDVPDFPKPGVMFKDLMPLFADGDAFREVIDGIVAHHGRESFDTVVGIEARGFVVAAAIAYATGVGVVPVRKAGKLPRPAYAASYQLEYGEATLEVHQDAFTAGHRVLVVDDVLATGGTAAATLDLVERAGGTVAGFTVLLELSFLGGRDRLAPRPVHALLTV
- the secF gene encoding protein translocase subunit SecF, with product MAETGLAARLYRGEAGLNIVGRRKVWFTVAALLVLIALGSVIFRGFSLGIEFAGGNSFQVPTSVGTMERAETGAAEALTSAGDGARVVTAQQVGGGGGGEFYELRTTQLDAEQAEAVRVEMGRIFNVDPAEIASNRVSEAWGSQVTNRALLGLVIFLALVTVYLVLRFEWQMAAAAIFALVMNLVLTSGIYSIVGFEVTPSTIIGLLTILGFALYDVVVVFDKVQENTRGITANNNQTYGEAANLAVNQSLMRSINTSVVALLPVGGILFIGAGLLGAGTLKDLGLVLFVGMAMAFLTSITLATPLLAVLKNRDPRIQAHNKRVQTRRATVTRGETPARPGAPRPAERAEEPVAAEAGALAAAAAPKVGARPAGKRAAGGRGGRPGGGSRPGGGKRR